A genomic region of Hippoglossus hippoglossus isolate fHipHip1 chromosome 8, fHipHip1.pri, whole genome shotgun sequence contains the following coding sequences:
- the LOC117765971 gene encoding gastrula zinc finger protein XlCGF57.1-like isoform X2 produces MCSIQRLRALVNERLSAAAEEIFEAVQRTIAGYEREMLQSEQEIRRQRRMLRGFLRPEPEVHKPQDQPQLLQPDERCEPDWTSALEQDDEEPEKHPEELPSKEEDHPISFVFTGPHFKNELNHQSPGGGGGGGGDPPPSTSAEPAETKVEDGDGASSGCSEVENEDSEDEWTASVGSPSDNSDSGSDGTSKWKQKKKGPRLQMALKLHPEKTTRSRICCKVCGKPFHATVSLVNHMDVHPKDVCGVCGERLETEESFQVHVKTHVKAEICSVCGKCFGGSKSLATHMRIHTGEKPFDCSECGKSFNCHHNMMRHIRIHTGEKPYVCSVCAKCFNDYSTLKRHLRVHVHKKHLNRDNTNEKESGNDGMRKVKNLSLKKQQTRTICEVCGKMFHSMVSLVNHAKSHSTDLCGVCGTHFDSEENLKLHLKTHKNGKVCDVCGKCFDSQGNLEMHMRIHTGEKPFLCSECGKSFNCRHNMMRHIRTHTGEKPYLCNTCGRSFSDHSSLKQHGSTHTGEKPHRCDVCGKGFHRKTYVRLHMKSHTTAK; encoded by the exons ATGTGCAGCATCCAGCGGCTCAGAGCGCTCGTCAACGAGCGTCTGTCGGCGGCCGCGGAGGAGATCTTCGAGGCGGTGCAGAGAACCATCGCGGGCTACGAGCGGGAGATGCTGCAGTCCGAGCAGGAGATCCGGCGGCAGCGCAGGATGCTGCGGGGCTTCCTCCGCCCGGAGCCCGAGGTCCACAAGCCGCAAG ACCAACCACAGCTG CTGCAGCCGGACGAGCGGTGTGAGCCCGACTGGACCTCCGCTCTGGAACAGGACGACGAGGAGCCTGAGAAACACCCAGAGGAGCTCCCCAGTAAAGAGGAGGACCACCCCATCAGCTTCGTCTTCACAGGGCCGCACTTTAAGAACGAGCTCAACCACCAGagtcctggaggaggaggaggaggaggaggagatcctCCGCCGAGCACCTCAGCTGAGCCGGCTGAGACAAAGGTGGAGGACGGTGACGGAGCTTCGTCTGGCTGTTCTGAAGTTGAAAACGAGGACAGCGAGGACGAGTGGACGGCCAGCGTGGGGTCTCCGAGTGACAACAGCGACAGCGGCAGTGACGGCACGAGCAAatggaaacagaagaagaagggTCCTCGTTTACAAATGGCTCTGAAACTGCATCCGGAGAAAACAACAAGATCACGAATCTGCTGTAAAGTCTGCGGGAAACCCTTCCACGCCACCGTCTCCTTGGTGAATCACATGGATGTCCACCCCAAGGACGTCTGCGGCGTCTGTGGGGAACGTTTGGAGACTGAGGAGAGCTTTCAAGTTCACGTGAAGACACACGTGAAAGCTGAAATCTGCAGCGTTTGTGGGAAGTGTTTCGGTGGATCCAAGTCTTTGGCGACGCACATGCGGAtccacacaggagagaaaccgttcGACTGCAGCGAATGTGGGAAATCCTTCAACTGCCACCACAACATGATGCGACACATCAGGATACACACGGGGGAAAAGCCCTACGTCTGCTCCGTGTGCGCCAAATGCTTCAATGACTACTCCACGTTAAAGCGCCACCTGCGGGTTCATGTGCACAAGAAGCACCTCAACCGCGATAACACAAACGAGAAAGAAAGTGGCAACGACGGCATGAGGAAGGTCAAGAACCTGTCGTTAAAAAAGCAGCAGACTCGGACCATATGTGAGGTGTGTGGGAAAATGTTCCACTCCATGGTTTCCCTGGTGAATCACGCCAAAAGCCACTCCACCGACCTGTGTGGCGTCTGTGGGACACATTTCGATTCAGAGGAAAACTTAAAACTTCACCTGAAAACTCACAAGAACGGGAAGGTCTGTGACGTGTGCGGCAAGTGCTTCGACAGCCAGGGGAACCTGGAGATGCACATGAGGATCCACACGGGGGAGAAGCCGTTTCTCTGCAGCGAGTGTGGGAAGTCCTTCAACTGCCGACACAACATGATGCGACACATTAGGACCCACACGGGAGAGAAGCCGTACCTGTGTAACACGTGCGGACGCTCTTTCAGCGACCACTCCTCGCTGAAACAGCACGGCAGCACGCACACCGGGGAGAAGCCGCACCGCTGTGACGTGTGTGGGAAAGGCTTCCACCGAAAGACGTACGTGAGGCTGCACATGAAGAGTCACACCACTGCTAAATGA
- the LOC117765971 gene encoding gastrula zinc finger protein XlCGF57.1-like isoform X1: MCSIQRLRALVNERLSAAAEEIFEAVQRTIAGYEREMLQSEQEIRRQRRMLRGFLRPEPEVHKPQDQPQLALSVWNEDFASDQLQPDERCEPDWTSALEQDDEEPEKHPEELPSKEEDHPISFVFTGPHFKNELNHQSPGGGGGGGGDPPPSTSAEPAETKVEDGDGASSGCSEVENEDSEDEWTASVGSPSDNSDSGSDGTSKWKQKKKGPRLQMALKLHPEKTTRSRICCKVCGKPFHATVSLVNHMDVHPKDVCGVCGERLETEESFQVHVKTHVKAEICSVCGKCFGGSKSLATHMRIHTGEKPFDCSECGKSFNCHHNMMRHIRIHTGEKPYVCSVCAKCFNDYSTLKRHLRVHVHKKHLNRDNTNEKESGNDGMRKVKNLSLKKQQTRTICEVCGKMFHSMVSLVNHAKSHSTDLCGVCGTHFDSEENLKLHLKTHKNGKVCDVCGKCFDSQGNLEMHMRIHTGEKPFLCSECGKSFNCRHNMMRHIRTHTGEKPYLCNTCGRSFSDHSSLKQHGSTHTGEKPHRCDVCGKGFHRKTYVRLHMKSHTTAK, encoded by the exons ATGTGCAGCATCCAGCGGCTCAGAGCGCTCGTCAACGAGCGTCTGTCGGCGGCCGCGGAGGAGATCTTCGAGGCGGTGCAGAGAACCATCGCGGGCTACGAGCGGGAGATGCTGCAGTCCGAGCAGGAGATCCGGCGGCAGCGCAGGATGCTGCGGGGCTTCCTCCGCCCGGAGCCCGAGGTCCACAAGCCGCAAG ACCAACCACAGCTGGCTCTTTCCGTCTGGAACGAGGACTTTGCCTCCGATCAGCTGCAGCCGGACGAGCGGTGTGAGCCCGACTGGACCTCCGCTCTGGAACAGGACGACGAGGAGCCTGAGAAACACCCAGAGGAGCTCCCCAGTAAAGAGGAGGACCACCCCATCAGCTTCGTCTTCACAGGGCCGCACTTTAAGAACGAGCTCAACCACCAGagtcctggaggaggaggaggaggaggaggagatcctCCGCCGAGCACCTCAGCTGAGCCGGCTGAGACAAAGGTGGAGGACGGTGACGGAGCTTCGTCTGGCTGTTCTGAAGTTGAAAACGAGGACAGCGAGGACGAGTGGACGGCCAGCGTGGGGTCTCCGAGTGACAACAGCGACAGCGGCAGTGACGGCACGAGCAAatggaaacagaagaagaagggTCCTCGTTTACAAATGGCTCTGAAACTGCATCCGGAGAAAACAACAAGATCACGAATCTGCTGTAAAGTCTGCGGGAAACCCTTCCACGCCACCGTCTCCTTGGTGAATCACATGGATGTCCACCCCAAGGACGTCTGCGGCGTCTGTGGGGAACGTTTGGAGACTGAGGAGAGCTTTCAAGTTCACGTGAAGACACACGTGAAAGCTGAAATCTGCAGCGTTTGTGGGAAGTGTTTCGGTGGATCCAAGTCTTTGGCGACGCACATGCGGAtccacacaggagagaaaccgttcGACTGCAGCGAATGTGGGAAATCCTTCAACTGCCACCACAACATGATGCGACACATCAGGATACACACGGGGGAAAAGCCCTACGTCTGCTCCGTGTGCGCCAAATGCTTCAATGACTACTCCACGTTAAAGCGCCACCTGCGGGTTCATGTGCACAAGAAGCACCTCAACCGCGATAACACAAACGAGAAAGAAAGTGGCAACGACGGCATGAGGAAGGTCAAGAACCTGTCGTTAAAAAAGCAGCAGACTCGGACCATATGTGAGGTGTGTGGGAAAATGTTCCACTCCATGGTTTCCCTGGTGAATCACGCCAAAAGCCACTCCACCGACCTGTGTGGCGTCTGTGGGACACATTTCGATTCAGAGGAAAACTTAAAACTTCACCTGAAAACTCACAAGAACGGGAAGGTCTGTGACGTGTGCGGCAAGTGCTTCGACAGCCAGGGGAACCTGGAGATGCACATGAGGATCCACACGGGGGAGAAGCCGTTTCTCTGCAGCGAGTGTGGGAAGTCCTTCAACTGCCGACACAACATGATGCGACACATTAGGACCCACACGGGAGAGAAGCCGTACCTGTGTAACACGTGCGGACGCTCTTTCAGCGACCACTCCTCGCTGAAACAGCACGGCAGCACGCACACCGGGGAGAAGCCGCACCGCTGTGACGTGTGTGGGAAAGGCTTCCACCGAAAGACGTACGTGAGGCTGCACATGAAGAGTCACACCACTGCTAAATGA